The Leptodactylus fuscus isolate aLepFus1 chromosome 3, aLepFus1.hap2, whole genome shotgun sequence genome has a segment encoding these proteins:
- the LOC142197584 gene encoding trace amine-associated receptor 1-like translates to MSSEGSLQIQYCFETINKSCEKHNWSNSIRIPMYLFMVSTILATMSGNLAVIISIAHFKQLHTPTNYLILSMASVDFLLGFFVMPYSMVRSVENCWYFGEIFCKIHTSTDIMLSTASIFHLSFISVDRYYAVCDPLRYKTRMNVFTVLAMIIVSWVLPAIFAFGMIFLELNIKGSEDYYYNKVSCVGGCVVFFNKTSGIVAPMVSFFIPGFVMICIYGKIYIIARRQARSIKDSANQIQFQIDVDGHQLGSRCKERKAAKTLGTIMGVFLICWSPFFFSTAISSFINYEIDSTVIDAFVWIGYLNSTFNPMVYAFFYMWFRRALKMILFGKVFQFDSSRTILYYD, encoded by the coding sequence ATGTCATCTGAAGGTTCACTGCAGATACAGTACTGTTTTGAGACAATAAACAAGTCATGTGAAAAGCATAACTGGTCAAACAGCATAAGGATTCCCATGTATTTGTTCATGGTAAGCACAATTTTGGCCACAATGTCTGGAAATCTTGCTGTGATCATCTCCATAGCTCATTTCAAGCAGCTTCACACACCGACCAATTACCTGATCCTTTCCATGGCCTCAGTGGACTTTCTATTAGGATTCTTTGTGATGCCATATAGTATGGTGAGATCAGTAGAGAACTGTTGGTATTTTGGAGAAATCTTCTGTAAAATTCATACTTCAACAGATATAATGCTCAGTACAGCTTCCATATTCCACCTCTCGTTCATCTCTGTGGATCGATATTATGCGGTGTGTGATCCTTTGAGATATAAGACACGAATGAATGTTTTTACAGTGCTTGCAATGATCATTGTCAGTTGGGTGCTGCCTGCTATTTTCGCCTTTGGCATGATCTTTCTTGAGCTTAATATAAAGGGTTCTGAAGATTATTACTATAATAAAGTCAGCTGCGTTGGAGGCTGCGTTgtgttttttaataaaacatcAGGAATAGTTGCCCCCATGGTGTCCTTCTTCATTCCCGGATTTGTTATGATCTGTATTTatggaaaaatatacattattgCTAGGAGACAAGCTAGATCAATTAAAGACTCCGCTAATCAGATCCAGTTCCAGATTGATGTTGATGGACATCAACTTGGATCCCGATGCAAAGAAAGGAAGGCAGCTAAAACCTTGGGAACTATTATGGGAGTTTTCCTTATTTGCTGGTCTCCGTTCTTTTTCTCCACAGCTATCAGTTCATTTATAAATTACGAAATTGATTCCACCGTCATTGATGCATTTGTATGGATTGGATACTTAAACTCAACTTTCAACCCAATGGTCTATGCTTTCTTCTATATGTGGTTTCGGAGAGCACTTAAAATGATTTTGTTTGGAAAAGTTTTTCAGTTTGATTCTTCTAGAACTATTTTATATTATGACTAA